One genomic segment of Flavobacteriaceae bacterium includes these proteins:
- a CDS encoding DUF255 domain-containing protein, whose translation MRKYSIVLIISLFAVSVTAQEVNWVSFEKAIELNKKEKRFILLDIYTDWCGWCKKMDKTTYKNKVVVDYINKYFYAVKLDGEGKKDIVYKEYTFKYRQERRSKFHELAASLLNGKLSYPTTVFMDKDEKLLDRIPGYLDTKTMEQIINYFGQEKYKTQKWDDFVKNFKSSI comes from the coding sequence ATGAGAAAATATAGTATTGTACTTATTATAAGCCTTTTTGCGGTATCGGTAACTGCCCAGGAAGTAAACTGGGTTTCTTTTGAGAAAGCCATTGAGTTAAATAAGAAAGAAAAAAGATTCATTTTACTCGATATCTACACAGATTGGTGTGGTTGGTGTAAGAAAATGGATAAAACCACATATAAAAATAAGGTAGTTGTAGATTATATAAACAAGTATTTTTATGCGGTTAAGTTAGACGGCGAAGGAAAAAAAGATATTGTTTACAAAGAATATACTTTTAAATATCGACAAGAAAGGAGGTCTAAATTTCATGAGCTGGCTGCGAGTCTTCTAAATGGCAAGTTGAGCTATCCTACCACCGTTTTTATGGATAAAGACGAAAAGTTGCTGGATCGTATTCCCGGATATTTGGATACTAAAACCATGGAGCAAATCATCAATTATTTCGGACAAGAGAAATACAAAACCCAAAAATGGGATGATTTTGTTAAAAATTTTAAAAGTAGTATATAA